One genomic segment of Nothobranchius furzeri strain GRZ-AD chromosome 10, NfurGRZ-RIMD1, whole genome shotgun sequence includes these proteins:
- the LOC139072194 gene encoding nucleolar and coiled-body phosphoprotein 1-like gives METVSVFGTRKKSATKPDNEQKEEEQEEIMELSASEDFLSDSSHDLDSDYIPSAPPSSEDELTFSQPKLMKTHDALKNPGKTSLSQSYVHEQKTLMDSGKRNEALDMHYNADTEEENPEEYEDDEEPDILTQRPTRAEPSDDHRQTAGKRVTYRGKGPRKKVEPAEDSDDQGEPLSQCSKYAEPSEDIKKKYKIGTYKVKRSRKIVESPEDSHDETAQDQAELLSQSSKSAEPTEGFKKKKKTGTYKGKRPRKIVESAEDSDDQAKLLSQSSKSAEPTEGFKKKKKTELDQLLLTKQGVKKRPWSSAEKAAVWRQLGKYITLETIPGKVP, from the exons ATGGAAACTGTTTCAGTGTTTGGAACCAGAAAAAAGTCTGCAACTAAACCAG ATAATGAGCAGAAGGAAGAAGAACAGGAAGAGATAATG GAGCTTTCTGCTTCAGAGGACTTTCTCTCAGACTCCAGCCATGATTTGGACAGTGATTATATCCCATCAGCTCCTCCTTCCTCAGAGGATGAACTAACCTTTTCACAGCCTAAGCTCATGAAGACACATGATGCATTAAAAAACCCTGGCAAAACCTCTCTCAGCCAAAGCTATGTTCATGAACAGAAGACACTGATGGACAGTGGTAAAAGAAATGAAGCTCTGGACATGCATTACAATGCAGATACTGAGGAAGAAAATCCGGAGGAATATGAAGATGATGAGG AACCTGACATTCTGACTCAGAGGCCCACAAGAGCAGAACCATCAGATGATCACAGACAGACAGCAGGAAAAAGAG TGACGTACAGAGGAAAAGGGCCAAGGAAGAAGGTTGAACCAGCTGAAGATTCAGATG aTCAGGGAGAACCACTGAGCCAGTGCTCAAAATATGCAGAACCATCAGAGGACATCAAGAAGAAATATAAGATAG GTACCTACAAAGTAAAAAGGTCAAGAAAGATTGTTGAATCACCTGAAGATTCACATGATGAGACAGCACAAG atcagGCAGAACTGTTGAGCCAAAGCTCCAAATCTGCAGAACCAACAGAGGGcttcaagaagaaaaagaagacag GGACCTACAAAGGAAAAAGGCCAAGAAAGATTGTTGAATCAGCTGAAGATTCAGATG atcagGCAAAACTGTTGAGCCAAAGCTCCAAATCTGCAGAACCAACAGAGGGcttcaagaagaaaaagaagacag AACTGGATCAGCTTCTTCTCACCAAACAAGGGGTGAAAAAAAGGCCTTGGAGTTCAGCTGAGAAAGCAGCAGTATGGCGACAGCTTGGAAAGTACATAACCTTAGAGACCATTCCTGGTAAAGTACCTTAA